A region from the Chrysoperla carnea chromosome 4, inChrCarn1.1, whole genome shotgun sequence genome encodes:
- the LOC123298539 gene encoding hatching enzyme 1.2-like, translating to MVIVPNILRLRFRIVLPKIPDVVHPPVPTSAQHLALDEAAQLLSGESYDPEIRPGLFQGDMAINDDMYNHWRVGIRWDVFPERKWLNRTVPYVISPLYEAPEVVTIYKAIRILNFMTCVKFVPWNGKQKDFLLIWPIKYPRGCWSYVGRYGGPQIVSLQPPDDRSENCLGTEGRAIHELMHAIGIFHEQSRSDRDKFVKIHKENIRPEFRSNFDKQSKKNTTYSFEYDYDSIMHYGAYFFSKGKGKPTITAKMKGVRLGQRKGLSKTDCLKINDLYGCLDDARLARKYYNICNYLGL from the exons ATGGTTATTGTACCTAATATTTTACGCCTACGATTTAG GATTGTATTACCAAAAATACCAGATGTTGTACATCCCCCTGTTCCAACTTcag CTCAACATTTAGCATTAGATGAAGCAGCCCAATTATTATCCGGTGAAAGTTATGATCCAGAAATACGTCCAGGATTATTTCAAGGTGATATGGCAATTAACGATGATATGTACAATCATTGGCGTGTTGGTATCCGATGGGATGTATTCCCTGAACGTAAATGGTTGAATCGTACGGTGCCATATGTAATCAGTCCATTGTATGAAGCACCAGAAGTAGTAACCATATATAAAGCGATACGGATATTAAACTTTATGACGTGCGTAAAATTTGTACCATGGAATGGTAAACAAAAggactttttattaatatggcCAATTAAATATCCACGTGGTTGTTGGTCATATGTGGGACGTTATGGTGGACCACAGATTGTTAGTTTACAACCGCCGGATGATCGAAGTGAAAATTGTTTGGGTACTGAAGGACGTGCCATACATGAATTGATGCATGCAATTGGTATTTTTCATGAACAATCACGGTCAGATCGAgataaatttgtgaaaattcatAAGGAAAATATTAGACCAg aatttcgTTCAAATTTCGACAAACAAAGTAAAAAGAATACAACATACAGTTTTGAATACGATTATGATTCGATAATGCATTATGGTGCATATTTTTTTAGCAAAGGAAAAGGTAAACCAACAATTACAGCTAAAATGAAAGGTGTACGTTTAGGTCAACGTAAAGGATTGTCCAAAACagattgtttaaaaatcaatgatttatatGGATGTTTGGATGATGCACGATTAgccagaaaatattataatatatgtaattatttaggattgtga